A genomic stretch from Candidatus Nanoarchaeia archaeon includes:
- the tnpA gene encoding IS200/IS605 family transposase: protein MNSMKRLSHKVTMNFWHFEWCTKYRYKMMQRLEIKNLVAAAIRKAAHEHGIVFRVLSVLPEHVHSLATLPNGMTDSQALALLKGRSSYLIFRNREHVALRYPKRHFWAPSSYSATVGVNDLAVCEAYIKNQEAHHNVVFS from the coding sequence TTGAGCCATAAGGTGACGATGAATTTTTGGCACTTTGAGTGGTGCACGAAGTATCGCTACAAGATGATGCAGAGGCTGGAGATTAAAAATCTTGTGGCTGCTGCGATTCGCAAGGCAGCACACGAGCACGGGATTGTGTTTCGCGTGTTGAGTGTTCTTCCGGAGCATGTGCACTCGCTGGCGACGCTGCCGAATGGCATGACTGATTCGCAGGCGCTTGCGTTGTTGAAGGGCCGTTCAAGCTACCTTATCTTTCGCAACCGCGAGCACGTTGCCTTGCGCTACCCCAAGAGGCATTTCTGGGCGCCGAGCAGTTATTCAGCGACGGTAGGAGTGAATGATCTTGCCGTTTGTGAGGCCTATATCAAGAATCAGGAAGCACACCACAACGTGGTGTTCAGTTAG